The following coding sequences are from one Chaetodon trifascialis isolate fChaTrf1 chromosome 24, fChaTrf1.hap1, whole genome shotgun sequence window:
- the LOC139327955 gene encoding high affinity cGMP-specific 3',5'-cyclic phosphodiesterase 9A-like isoform X1: MTTKIIHFTVNGRLEQAEFAADCSAADVKDLFRAAAEAGPHHILKMYNTNGGLLNISPQLEANSEDSCYRLEVVASDLKSVGMLTELDSMENRLHHLESKVSGDVGQTPDVICELKSQVESFKRKLESVEHLSWMGLFKDHSDQQLAKFSPNPQTPPLSVEEERQHVRRKFLNMSSLQVTEDVREHLKTPIFDNWQWEEAEMLVLLQVMFTDLDFLTAFHIELDVLQNFLFEVYCHYNSIPFHNFRHCFCVTQMMYGLIWLTELRSKLSRTDLLIMLTSALCHDLDHPGYNNVYQINAQTDLALRYNDISPLENHHCAVAFSILSKPECNILRNLSCEQYKHVRGGMIKCILATDMARHNEILNKFKVTQPVFDFTNKEHKEVLMKIMVKVSDISNEARPMSVAEPWLDCLLQEFFNQSDTEKLKGLPVTPFMDRDKVSKPSSQTSFIRFVLLPLFTELTKLFPCLEQHILEPVRRALEYYSDMERASKEEAKA, translated from the exons ATGACAAcaaaaatcattcatttcaCGGTCAACGGGAGGCTGGAGCAGGCGGAGTTTGCAGCCgactgctctgctgcagacgTCAAAG ATCTGTTCCGGGCGGCGGCGGAGGCGGGGCCTCACCACATCCTGAAGATGTACAACACGAACGGCGGCCTGCTAAACATCTCCCCCCAGCTGGAGGCCAACAGCGAGGACTCGTGCTACCGTCTGGAGGTGGTGGCGTCGGACCTAAAGA GTGTGGGGATGCTAACAGAGCTGGACAGCATGGAGAACAG GCTGCATCACCTGGAGAGCAAAGTCAGCGGAGACGTGGGACAGACTCCGGACGTCATCTGTGAGCTGAAGAGCCAAGTGGAGTCTTtcaagaggaagctggag AGTGTGGAGCACCTGAGCTGGATGGGTCTGTTCAAGGACCACAGCGATCAGCAGCTCGCCAAGTTCTCCCCAAATCCCCAAACGCCTCCGCTGAGCGTGGAGGAGGAGCGCCAACACGTCCGCAGGAAGTTCCTGAACATGAG CTCACTGCAGGTGACCGAGGACGTGAGGGAGCACCTGAAAACTCCCATTTTCGACAACTG GCAGTGGGAGGAGGCGGAGATGCTGGTGCTCCTCCAGGTGATGTTCACCGACCTGGACTTCCTGACGGCGTTCCACATCGAGCTGGACGTCCTGCAGAACTTCCTGTTTGAGGTCTACTGCCACTACAACAGCATCCCCTTCCACAACTTCAGGCACTGCTTCTGCGTCACTCAGATG ATGTACGGGCTGATCTGGCTGACTGAGCTCAGGAGTAAATTGTCCCGAACGGACCTGCTGATCATGTTGACCTCGGCTCTGTGCCACGACCTCGACCACCCCGGCTACAACAACGTCTACCAG ATCAACGCGCAGACCGACTTAGCTCTTCGCTACAACGACATCTCCCCGCTGGAGAACCACCACTGTGCCGTGGCCTTCAGCATCCTGTCCAAG CCTGAATGCAACATCCTGAGAAACCTGAGCTGTGAGCAGTACAAACACGTCCGAGGAGGAATGATCAA GTGTATCCTGGCCACCGACATGGCGAGACACAACGAGATTCTCAACAAGTTCAAAGTCACGCAGCCGGTGTTCGACTTCACCAACAAGGAGCACAAGGAGGTG ctgatgaagatcatggtGAAGGTGAGCGACATCTCCAACGAGGCGAGACCGATGTCCGTGGCCGAGCCCTGGCTGGACTGTCTGCTGCAGGAGTTCTTCAACCAG AGCGACACAGAGAAGCTCAAAGGACTCCCGGTGACGCCCTTCATGGACCGAGACAAAGTGTCCAAACCGTCCTCTCAGACCAGCTTCATCCGCTTCGTCCTCCTGCCGCTCTTCACCGAGCTCACCAAGCTGTTTCCCTGTCTGGAG CAACACATCCTGGAGCCGGTGCGACGGGCTCTGGAGTATTACTCCGACATGGAGAGAGCCAGCAAGGAGGAGGCCAaagcatga
- the LOC139327955 gene encoding high affinity cGMP-specific 3',5'-cyclic phosphodiesterase 9A-like isoform X2 — MTTKIIHFTVNGRLEQAEFAADCSAADVKDLFRAAAEAGPHHILKMYNTNGGLLNISPQLEANSEDSCYRLEVVASDLKSVGMLTELDSMENRLHHLESKVSGDVGQTPDVICELKSQVESFKRKLESVEHLSWMGLFKDHSDQQLAKFSPNPQTPPLSVEEERQHVRRKFLNMSSLQVTEDVREHLKTPIFDNWQWEEAEMLVLLQVMFTDLDFLTAFHIELDVLQNFLFEMYGLIWLTELRSKLSRTDLLIMLTSALCHDLDHPGYNNVYQINAQTDLALRYNDISPLENHHCAVAFSILSKPECNILRNLSCEQYKHVRGGMIKCILATDMARHNEILNKFKVTQPVFDFTNKEHKEVLMKIMVKVSDISNEARPMSVAEPWLDCLLQEFFNQSDTEKLKGLPVTPFMDRDKVSKPSSQTSFIRFVLLPLFTELTKLFPCLEQHILEPVRRALEYYSDMERASKEEAKA; from the exons ATGACAAcaaaaatcattcatttcaCGGTCAACGGGAGGCTGGAGCAGGCGGAGTTTGCAGCCgactgctctgctgcagacgTCAAAG ATCTGTTCCGGGCGGCGGCGGAGGCGGGGCCTCACCACATCCTGAAGATGTACAACACGAACGGCGGCCTGCTAAACATCTCCCCCCAGCTGGAGGCCAACAGCGAGGACTCGTGCTACCGTCTGGAGGTGGTGGCGTCGGACCTAAAGA GTGTGGGGATGCTAACAGAGCTGGACAGCATGGAGAACAG GCTGCATCACCTGGAGAGCAAAGTCAGCGGAGACGTGGGACAGACTCCGGACGTCATCTGTGAGCTGAAGAGCCAAGTGGAGTCTTtcaagaggaagctggag AGTGTGGAGCACCTGAGCTGGATGGGTCTGTTCAAGGACCACAGCGATCAGCAGCTCGCCAAGTTCTCCCCAAATCCCCAAACGCCTCCGCTGAGCGTGGAGGAGGAGCGCCAACACGTCCGCAGGAAGTTCCTGAACATGAG CTCACTGCAGGTGACCGAGGACGTGAGGGAGCACCTGAAAACTCCCATTTTCGACAACTG GCAGTGGGAGGAGGCGGAGATGCTGGTGCTCCTCCAGGTGATGTTCACCGACCTGGACTTCCTGACGGCGTTCCACATCGAGCTGGACGTCCTGCAGAACTTCCTGTTTGAG ATGTACGGGCTGATCTGGCTGACTGAGCTCAGGAGTAAATTGTCCCGAACGGACCTGCTGATCATGTTGACCTCGGCTCTGTGCCACGACCTCGACCACCCCGGCTACAACAACGTCTACCAG ATCAACGCGCAGACCGACTTAGCTCTTCGCTACAACGACATCTCCCCGCTGGAGAACCACCACTGTGCCGTGGCCTTCAGCATCCTGTCCAAG CCTGAATGCAACATCCTGAGAAACCTGAGCTGTGAGCAGTACAAACACGTCCGAGGAGGAATGATCAA GTGTATCCTGGCCACCGACATGGCGAGACACAACGAGATTCTCAACAAGTTCAAAGTCACGCAGCCGGTGTTCGACTTCACCAACAAGGAGCACAAGGAGGTG ctgatgaagatcatggtGAAGGTGAGCGACATCTCCAACGAGGCGAGACCGATGTCCGTGGCCGAGCCCTGGCTGGACTGTCTGCTGCAGGAGTTCTTCAACCAG AGCGACACAGAGAAGCTCAAAGGACTCCCGGTGACGCCCTTCATGGACCGAGACAAAGTGTCCAAACCGTCCTCTCAGACCAGCTTCATCCGCTTCGTCCTCCTGCCGCTCTTCACCGAGCTCACCAAGCTGTTTCCCTGTCTGGAG CAACACATCCTGGAGCCGGTGCGACGGGCTCTGGAGTATTACTCCGACATGGAGAGAGCCAGCAAGGAGGAGGCCAaagcatga
- the clcn4 gene encoding H(+)/Cl(-) exchange transporter 4: MEAGEGVSGATPTEEMNGAGNLMDFLDEPFPDVGTYEDFHTIDWLREKSRDTDRHRKITSKSKESIWELIKSLLDAWSGWVVMLLIGLLSGTLAGVIDLAVDWMTDLKEGVCLSAFWYSHEQCCWTSNETTFDDRDKCPQWQKWAELMTGHAEGAGAYVLNYFLYVLWALLFSFLAVSLVRVFAPYACGSGIPEIKTILSGFIIRGYLGKWTLLIKTVTLVLAVSSGLSLGKEGPLVHVACCCGNLFCSLFSKYSKNEGKRREVLSAAAAAGVSVAFGAPIGGVLFSLEEVSYYFPLKTLWRSFFAALVAAFTLRSINPFGNSRLVLFYVEYHTPWYMAELVPFILLGVFGGLWGTLFIRANIAWCRRRKTTQLGKYPVLEVIAVTGITAVLAYPNPYTRRSTSELISELFNDCGALESSQLCDYVNNPNMSRPVDDIPDRPAGPGVYNALWQLALALVFKIVITIFTFGMKIPSGLFIPSMAVGAIAGRIVGIAVEQMAYHHHDWIIFKNWCRPGADCVTPGLYAMVGAAACLGGVTRMTVSLVVIMFELTGGLEYIVPLMAAAVTSKWVADAFGKEGIYESHIQLNGYPYLDVRDEFTHRTLATDVMRPRRNDPPLAVLTQDTTTVEDVETLIKDTDYNGFPVVVSRESERLIGFVQRRDLTLAIKNARQKQDGVVSSSVVYFTEDAPQLPASNPQPLKLRRVLNLSPFTVTDHTPMETVVDIFRKLGLRQCLVTRSGRLLGIITKKDVLRHMAQMMNQDPESIMFN, encoded by the exons ATGGAGGCCGGGGAAG GTGTCAGCGGAGCCACGCCCACAGAGGAGATGAACGGAGCTGGAAACTTGATGGATTTCCTGGACGAGCCGTTTCCTGACGTGGGCACGTATGAAGACTTCCACACCATCGACTGGCTGAGGGAGAAGTCCAGAGACACAGACCGCCACCGCAAG ATCACCAGTAAGAGTAAAGAGTCCATCTGGGAGCTGATTAAGAGCCTGCTGGACGCCTGGTCGGGATGGGTGGTGATGCTGCTCATCGGGCTGCTCTCAG GGACGCTGGCCGGCGTGATCGACCTGGCCGTGGACTGGATGACGGACCTGAAGGAGGGCGTGTGTCTGTCGGCCTTCTGGTACAGTCACGAGCAGTGCTGCTGGACGTCCAACGAGACGACCTTCGACGACCGAGACAAGTGTCCGCAGTGGCAGAAGTGGGCGGAGCTGATGACCGGCCACGCTGAG ggCGCCGGAGCGTACGTGTTGAACTACTTCCTGTATGTCCTGTGGGCCCTGCTTTTTTCCTTCCTGGCGGTGTCTCTGGTACGAGTGTTCGCCCCGTACGCCTGCGGTTCAGGAATCCCAGAG ATCAAGACCATCCTCAGCGGCTTCATCATCCGGGGCTACCTGGGGAAGTGGACCCTGCTGATCAAGACCGTCACCCTGGTCCTGGCCGTGTCGTCGGGTCTCAGCCTGGGGAAGGAGGGCCCTCTGGTCCACGTGGCCTGCTGCTGCGGAAACCTCTTCTGCAGCCTTTTCTCCAAGTACAGCAAGAACGAGGGCAAGCGCAGAGAG gtGCTGtcggctgcagcagcagctggagtgTCGGTGGCCTTCGGAGCGCCCATCGGAGGAGTTCTGTTCAGCCTGGAAGAG GTCAGTTACTACTTCCCTCTGAAGACTCTGTGGCGTTCGTTCTTCGCCGCCCTGGTCGCCGCCTTCACGCTGCGCTCCATCAACCCGTTTGGCAACAGCCGCCTGGTTCTGTTCTACGTGGAGTACCACACGCCGTGGTACATGGCCGAGCTCGTCCCCTTCATCCTGCTGGGCGTCTTCGGCGGCCTCTGGGGGACCCTCTTTATCCGGGCCAACATCGCCTGGTGTCGGCGGAGGAAGACCACCCAGCTGGGGAAGTACCCGGTCCTGGAGGTCATCGCTGTGACGGGCATCACCGCCGTGCTGGCGTACCCCAACCCGTACACCCGCCGCAGCACCAGCGAGCTCATCTCCGAGCTCTTCAACGACTGCGGCGCGCTGGAGTCGTCGCAGCTCTGCGATTACGTCAATAACCCCAACATGAGTCGGCCGGTGGACGACATCCCCGACCGGCCGGCGGGGCCCGGGGTCTACAACGCTCTGTGGCAGCTCGCCCTCGCGCTCGTCTTCAAGATCGTCATCACCATCTTCACCTTCGGCATGAAG ATCCCGTCAGGTCTCTTCATCCCCAGCATGGCGGTCGGAGCCATCGCGGGACGGATCGTGGGGATCGCCGTGGAGCAGATGGCGTACCACCACCACGACTGGATCATCTTTAAGAACTGGTGCCGGCCCGGCGCGGACTGCGTCACGCCTGGACTGTACGCCATGGTGGGAGCTGCCGCCTGCCTGG GCGGGGTGACCAGGATGACCGTCTCCCTGGTGGTCATCATGTTTGAGCTCACCGGCGGGTTGGAGTACATCGTCCCCCTGATGGCCGCCGCCGTCACCAGCAAGTGGGTGGCGGACGCCTTCGGGAAGGAGGGCATCTACGAGTCGCACATCCAGCTCAACGGCTACCCCTACCTGGACGTCAGGGACGAGTTCACCCACCGCACGCTGGCCACCGACGTGATGCGACCCCGCAGGAACGACCCCCCTCTGGCCGTCCTCACCCAGGACACCACCACGGTGGAGGACGTGGAGACGCTGATCAAAGACACCGATTACAACGGCTTCCCGGTGGTCGTGTCCAGAGAGTCGGAGAGGCTCATCGGCTTCGTTCAGCGCCGGGACCTCACGCTCGCCATCA AAAACGCCCGTCAGAAGCAGGACGGCGTGGTGAGCAGCTCGGTGGTCTACTTCACCGAGGATGCGCCGCAGCTGCCGGCCAGCAACCCGCAGCCGCTGAAGCTGCGGCGCGTCCTGAACCTCAGCCCCTTCACCGTCACCGACCACACGCCCATGGAGACGGTGGTGGACATCTTCCGAAAGCTGGGCCTCCGCCAGTGTCTGGTCACCCGCAGCGG GCGTCTCCTGGGCATCATCACCAAGAAGGACGTTCTGCGGCACATGGCTCAGATGATGAACCAGGATCCAGAGTCCATCATGTTCAACTGA